One region of Salvia miltiorrhiza cultivar Shanhuang (shh) chromosome 3, IMPLAD_Smil_shh, whole genome shotgun sequence genomic DNA includes:
- the LOC131017159 gene encoding SEC12-like protein 2 isoform X1: MGEAGKEFSCKNYGVPLYAAAWVPSAAVRLHTANELKIPAKPLVVLAGGGGEGNTGIPNALLLSAFDSESCALSDQPVAKLGTGSDLPYRIGVHPGGEGIICSFLTKKCRWFEWDSNGQTLRLKSSEKVLKPLEDVGLQLALTFNTEGNLLAVGGEDGKLRVFKWPAMESILGETNAHPSVEDLDFSPDGKFLVSVGSGPGRIWDVASSSSVASLPQENDEIFRFCRFSRSIGTDQVLYITTKRDKGGSIVKWNPTSWERISSTFVSRDPVTAFNVSPDGKLLAVGTTEGDILIISSANMRTRTVIKNAHRLNVTALAFSSDSRAVVSASYDSSSRVTLIKDEKKGGLWIIVFFILLAVALYYAKDSGYLPLEL, encoded by the exons ATGGGGGAGGCGGGCAAAGAATTTAGCTGCAAGAATTATGGAGTCCCACTGTACGCCGCCGCCTGGGTTCCATCTGCCGCCGTTAGATTACATACCGCCAACGAGTTGAAAATTCCTGCCAAACCCCTCGTTGTCCTAGCCGGAGGTGGCGGAGAAGGCAACACCGGAATACCAAATGCCCTCCTCCTCTCGGCCTTTGATTCCGAATCCTGCGCCCTCTCTGATCAGCCT GTGGCTAAGCTTGGAACTGGTAGCGATCTGCCTTACAGAATTGGAGTTCATCCTGGAGGAGAAGGcattatttgttcatttttaaccaaaaaGTGCAG ATGGTTTGAATGGGATTCAAACGGCCAAACTTTAAGGTTGAAGTCATCAGAGAAAGTCCTAAAGCCTTTGGAAGATGTTGGGCTACAACTAGCGTTGACCTTCAACACTGAGGGAAATTTACTTGCTGTTGGCGGTGAG GATGGTAAGTTGAGGGTTTTCAAGTGGCCAGCCATGGAAAGTATTCTCGGTGAGACCAATGCTCATCCTTCTGTGGAAGATTTAGATTTCAG CCCTGATGGGAAGTTTCTTGTCTCTGTTGGAAGTGGCCCCGGAAGGATTTGGGATGTTGCATCGTCATCATCTGTAGCTTCTCTACCACAGGAAAAT GATGAAATTTTTCGTTTTTGTCGGTTTTCACGCAGTATCGGCACAGATCAGGTTCTGTATATAACAACAAAGCGGG ATAAAGGTGGTAGTATTGTAAAGTGGAACCCAACTTCATGGGAAAGGATAAGTTCAACATTCGTCTCTCGGGATCCGGTTACTGCTTTTAATGTGTCGCCTGATGGGAAGCTCCTTGCTGT AGGAACAACTGAAGGAGACATTCTGATTATAAGTTCAGCCAACATGCGGACACGAACTGTTATCAAGAATGCACATCGACTCAATGTAACCGCATTGGCATTCTCATCAGATTCAAG AGCTGTTGTGTCCGCATCCTATGACTCAAGTTCAAGGGTGACATTGATTAAGGATGAGAAGAAAGGTG GCTTGTGGATCATTGTGTTCTTCATTTTACTAGCAGTAGCACTATATTATGCCAAAGACAGTGGATATTTACCTCTGGAACTATGA
- the LOC131017159 gene encoding SEC12-like protein 2 isoform X2, whose amino-acid sequence MGEAGKEFSCKNYGVPLYAAAWVPSAAVRLHTANELKIPAKPLVVLAGGGGEGNTGIPNALLLSAFDSESCALSDQPVAKLGTGSDLPYRIGVHPGGEGIICSFLTKKCRWFEWDSNGQTLRLKSSEKVLKPLEDVGLQLALTFNTEGNLLAVGGEDGKLRVFKWPAMESILGETNAHPSVEDLDFSPDGKFLVSVGSGPGRIWDVASSSSVASLPQENDEIFRFCRFSRSIGTDQVLYITTKRDKGGSIVKWNPTSWERISSTFVSRDPVTAFNVSPDGKLLAVGTTEGDILIISSANMRTRTVIKNAHRLNVTALAFSSDSRAVVSASYDSSSRVTLIKDEKKGLWIIVFFILLAVALYYAKDSGYLPLEL is encoded by the exons ATGGGGGAGGCGGGCAAAGAATTTAGCTGCAAGAATTATGGAGTCCCACTGTACGCCGCCGCCTGGGTTCCATCTGCCGCCGTTAGATTACATACCGCCAACGAGTTGAAAATTCCTGCCAAACCCCTCGTTGTCCTAGCCGGAGGTGGCGGAGAAGGCAACACCGGAATACCAAATGCCCTCCTCCTCTCGGCCTTTGATTCCGAATCCTGCGCCCTCTCTGATCAGCCT GTGGCTAAGCTTGGAACTGGTAGCGATCTGCCTTACAGAATTGGAGTTCATCCTGGAGGAGAAGGcattatttgttcatttttaaccaaaaaGTGCAG ATGGTTTGAATGGGATTCAAACGGCCAAACTTTAAGGTTGAAGTCATCAGAGAAAGTCCTAAAGCCTTTGGAAGATGTTGGGCTACAACTAGCGTTGACCTTCAACACTGAGGGAAATTTACTTGCTGTTGGCGGTGAG GATGGTAAGTTGAGGGTTTTCAAGTGGCCAGCCATGGAAAGTATTCTCGGTGAGACCAATGCTCATCCTTCTGTGGAAGATTTAGATTTCAG CCCTGATGGGAAGTTTCTTGTCTCTGTTGGAAGTGGCCCCGGAAGGATTTGGGATGTTGCATCGTCATCATCTGTAGCTTCTCTACCACAGGAAAAT GATGAAATTTTTCGTTTTTGTCGGTTTTCACGCAGTATCGGCACAGATCAGGTTCTGTATATAACAACAAAGCGGG ATAAAGGTGGTAGTATTGTAAAGTGGAACCCAACTTCATGGGAAAGGATAAGTTCAACATTCGTCTCTCGGGATCCGGTTACTGCTTTTAATGTGTCGCCTGATGGGAAGCTCCTTGCTGT AGGAACAACTGAAGGAGACATTCTGATTATAAGTTCAGCCAACATGCGGACACGAACTGTTATCAAGAATGCACATCGACTCAATGTAACCGCATTGGCATTCTCATCAGATTCAAG AGCTGTTGTGTCCGCATCCTATGACTCAAGTTCAAGGGTGACATTGATTAAGGATGAGAAGAAAG GCTTGTGGATCATTGTGTTCTTCATTTTACTAGCAGTAGCACTATATTATGCCAAAGACAGTGGATATTTACCTCTGGAACTATGA